The Clarias gariepinus isolate MV-2021 ecotype Netherlands chromosome 3, CGAR_prim_01v2, whole genome shotgun sequence DNA window actagctctgttcttagcaacctgtttcagtacatggtCCTTTAAATgctctctgctgagcccgccccccagttctgtggggcgtgtcttcacaacacacgtggggtatagccacgggagtgtagcccagtgcgggcaatgctttggactgcagtACCCACAAAGGCATTGCCCACAAaacagtgcgggcaatgctttgtgggtaatgcagtccaaagtgcGAAAatgctggaatatagagcctgagcctgttttcttaagtagttttggtttgatttaagtacagaaCCCACctggaagtttgtaatatcgcctgaccacgcaaaaattaaaagaaagacaaacgggtcgatgcatgtccattctcatcactgcatgagCATGAATTAATGGGCTGTTACACTGCcgtgagcaacaacaacaaaagcggagaagcttactgagagagatacgaacgcgatgtgtttacatgacttcttaatcattgacaaacaccgttataaaccatctagtgttacaaaggtaagcataatatagtgtTCTAATTATGTACACAGTTAGACagttgcaactagacaatcaccttaatgcattgtttattataaatgtgtaattaggaattatatagagatgAATGTACACAGAAAAGacgacataaccatgttctatggaagtgtaagttaacttaatcacgatgaatgcggagtgtattagaaaaggcgatctgcaaagattcatagaaaaagaaattacactcaccgagactggtgaagatgaagcaggaacacgaagtgttaggaagctgctcctgaaaaatggatctgtactagcaaaacctgcttcaTGTTGACacacgtttataaagcagtctggtaaaaaattattagcgcaaacatgaacgcatttaggtagatcggcggggacgttagcttaaaaaacaaaattcagccactgtgtcctcagcggctcaaatgtcggtagtgaatgacgactgctgtgttcgctattaaacccaacaactgtacaccacactcgcttaggcgacattttgctccagcgttgaaaaacaatggccgacagcttcttctcactcgggtctttgctaaaacaccagtgtcaatcaactatagtaggagtggcctctgtcggtgtggcgtcacatcgacaggcatttgagattggcctgatttcagaaggggcatcttatttaaataaatgaaaagaaaaatcactaGACGGCTCTTTATcgttgtagagtggttgtgtacacactctcctaacacacgtttcagtccaaacagcttgaaaaagtgcatgtaggaccgtatgacccctttaaacgatgcccaatcgactctaaagtgtgccaagaaaacattccctactccattacactaccaccactagcctgcacagtggtaacaaggcatgatggatccaggttctcattctgtttacggcAAATTCtgaccatttgaatgtctcaacaaaaatcgagactcattagaccaggcaacatttttccagtctttaactgtccaattttggtgatcttgtgcaaattgtagcctctttttcctatttgtagtggagatgagtatTACCCAGtagggtcttctgctgttgtagcccatacacctcaaggttgtgcgtgttgtggctttacaaatgctttgctgcatacctcggttgtaacaagtggttatttcagtcaaagttgctcttctatcagcttgaataagtcggcccattctcctctgacctctagcatcaacaaggcattttcgcccacaggactgccgcatactggatgtttttcccttttcacaccattctttgtaaaccctaaaaatggtcgtgcgtgaaaatcccagtaactgagcagattgccaaatactcagaccggcctgtctggcaccaacaaccatgccatgctcaaaattgcttaaattacgtttctttcccattctgacattcagtttggagttcaggagattgtcttgaccaggaccactccctaaatgcattgacgcaactgccatgtgattggttaattagttaattgcactaatgagaaattgaacaggtgttacTAATAATCTTttaggcgagtgtgtgtgtatatatatatatatatatatatatatatatatatgatgtgtCCGTTTCTTTCCTCCTTCCATTTGTCTGCATCACCTTTCTTTCTTCGTTTTAATCTgtgtatttaagtaaaatatagttTGCATAAGGGtctaaatattcctttttatttatggacaggtgTATTATGTTTGATCTGCGTTATTGCAAGACATGCTTCATTtaccttagttaaatttacacatttacacctaCAGCATGGACACACTGAAATCTAATgccacaaaaagaaaacaaatcatatgatcaataaataataaaaccttaGAGATGaccattttgtcatatttttgtgttcattggattaaattaaaacatcataatttttatttctgatatgtacatatatgttacAATGATAGTCGTTAAGagattttgtttctttattcaagctatttatttatttacatatagtAAAGGCGTTTAAAAATGACCAAGTTCAATAAGCTTCATTCTCTAGACAACAGAACAATGAGGTCTGCTGGAAGTGCCAGTTGTTGACCTAAAGCTTGCATGTGAACAGAGTGCTAAGCGCGGGGGTGATGGTGGCGGTTCCCTATTAAAGCGTGCTGCCATTTCACGCAGTACATGGGCAATAAACGAAATACGTTTGATATCAAGTTCTGGGTGGTTGCTGATGTTGAAACAAAATACATGTTGAAGGCAATTCCCTATCTAGGGAAAGATGACAGTAGAGCGGCTGGTCAGCAGTTATCAGACACTGTTGTAATGCGTATTGTGGAGCCTTTCCTggggaaaggaaaaaatataacgCTCACGATTTACCAGGCAAAACGAAAGAAAAATTTATGCGTTCTGAGCACAATGCATCGGGCAGTTTCAACTGACAATGGCGAAAAGAAACTGCCTGAAACAATTTCCTACTACAACATCACTAAAGTTGGCGTTGATGTTATGGATCAAATGGCGCGGCTGTATTCAGTAAAGAGAGTAAAGAGATGCACTCGGCGCTGGCCTGTGGCTGTGTTTTACAACCTCCTAGACCTGGTGGCAATTAATGCACATATTCTATATAAACAGTGCATGAATGTGACCATAAGCAGGAGATAAAGGAGCTATGTGCGCACCAGAAAATGGCAAAGGCAGCCGGGGGAgcacagtatactaagctgtttataaaatagacactgttttttattccattttgtaatctttctcgtgtttaccttgtactgtacaatgtatattcattttttatgaatttctgtaaataaactacatatgcagttgatttagcagaaggacttttttgtgtgctaaactaaacttcagggtcaagtaatagcatGATATATTCCTTATATTCCTTGGTTTAGGTTAGtgttaattagtttcagccaaatcaataaaactaacaatagactatggcactgtaaggatttcttgaattttggtagacctccttttgtctactcagtgctcagcctgtattctgcttgtcccgcctggtaccagggaacccctcaatgatacacacaagtcagtgctcagtgagacgttcaaagtttattgtgggagacaggagtatatatatacgcacacacacaaagaaccaaagaaaaggtggatccAGGAGTGTTTACATTCAGTCTGGaatgttttaaaagataaggtaaagaaaaacataaatttagtagtagctctgcatttacgagcgtttaacagttttacgacctttaacataaactactatagtatgtgtttattgaaagtgcagctcgtgtcgtgagaaaaggaagaaaaacactctgttctcacgcacacagaatatgatgaaacacattaaaaatcaaatattccctacaggcactctcttgagaggagATTGAAAGGTGTAAttcctttatttattctctacaagggcactaactgcacagaccaaacttttatcttcttgtactgttataaaaatgctaaatataaacaaacaaaatacagcttttttttttttctcagaggtcaACTGAATAGTAAaagtgttcagctgtttagtgtcactatgcagatgttagaCCCAGTGTAggtaccgaaatctttggttaagttctcattgagtggccacacatcacttccacatttccacattccCGAATAGGCGCGTGCTccattgcctagcaacactgaatgaaatgaggcataatcgtggtgtttgcttcagttatgacatagcatagtttattatctgctgtggtagatctgatttatttaaacccattaataaagctttatatcctcaggaggggtcattacattgttttagcataGATCTGCACCATCTAAAGCACTGTTTAAAAACATCCGacagttcagaagcttcaaatagaatgaacgaactaatgaactttcttaaaatgttataaattatttatcttaTAAGTAGAGACTTAGTGACTCCACTTAGAgtctctgtagtaggttttctcagttgaatataaaaaaaataccgctgattatcaccGCGGGAATGAATGGTGCATTGCCCAAGTGCAAGtttatcttggagctaaactatttgctttgggtgaaagcgccatctagctatcattgtgtgtcagcgacaGCTTCCCATTTAAAACAATAGGTGGTCAAATGACTGGTAAATCgcgttaaaagtaggtgacactggcgcaaAGCTTCTAGTGTTAAGCTTACCCCTCTCTTAGTGCCCTTTTTTTATAGCAGCTTGGTCTGTCTCTGCAGACAATAGTTAACATTTATAGCTGAGTTTAAAAGTGGAACACGCACTTCGCACTTACTATAAAGGCCTTATAAGAGAAAGAACAAGGAAAATGCTCCTCCCAATGCGCTGTTGTAGTGTCTTTAGTTTGAACTAAGTATCTTGTAGTATCTTTAGTTTTACTgcagtttaacattttataaaaactcACAttgtatttcattcatttattcataaagTGGTGTGCCGCAAAACaagtacaatatacagtatctcaaaaactctgtttctctgtctctatctatGTTCGGACAATAAAATTCcatacatatttctatttcattactTGGCtcactttcatgcatatttgcacacccctcattcatttttatttacaataaagttcctatgtttttttatattgtacagaatcttttcttttccatatttgtacagctaagttcttattttcttatattgtatatttctgtcttctatagatatattattCTCATTATAGCTAAATTTagtttctattgtatttcttatatatatatatataaatcctaataataatcttttatttttaaggtcacgggcggtcatataagcattttactgcatatcgtactgtgtatgactgtaaatgtgacaaataaaattttagtttGAATAGAAGAGATACAGTAAACTGTCTTGGTTTTATGAATTTTGAAGCGAAACAATGCTCACTTTAATTCTCCACCATTATATGTAGGATTTCATAATAATGACAAAGAATGACTGTAGCATTCTCCACCATGAATATGTAGTATTTTAGCTTTGGGTCAGAGGTGAATCGAATCTTTAATgattcgggttaatttgattaactgattTACAATTTATAGCATACACTATAGTATATACTATACTGTCCACCGTATAGCACAATTGACTGTATCTTACCAATCCTTTTTATCCCGCAGCCAACGAGGATAATGCAATTTATCAATTACAAGCAAAATCTGAGCAActgttaaaactttaaaatacatgaccaagaagACAGTTCTTTATgaagaaacaagaatttattcgactaatctacgatacatgaaactatgctacttaaacacacacacacaaacagtttgcaGAGTGAAAGTTAATGAGTtcttctagtactgtttacCAGATCaaagaaagtcacaagagcagagtcttgggtttaatcttatgGTTTTGTTATGAAATGAGCATAAATTTTCAGCAAGGGAtgcagttttgtttgtttacttgcattatgttttattcTCATTCGGTTATTTTCCTCCAGTGAAGGGAATCATGGCATTGTTGATTGGTTGGTGCACTGAGGTTGAGATGACGTCTTTCAGGAAAGCCCTTTGGTGAGGCATTGGTTTCCGGGTTACCGATGGCAGTGCTCTGGAACAACTTCTGAAGGATTTTTCATTgcaggactttggagttctggcacgacaTTTCgctgagagttcttgaagagcggatgatGCCAGCAGAGATGGCGTGATGCCTGCAAGCCTGAGCTGCTCGGATGAGGTTGTTGAAGGGTATTGGCTATTCTGCATGAGCTTGCTGGTTACCTTAGGGTTTTGACCCTTTGAAGTCActccgtcccacaggtgattaGTCCAATCGGATGCAATTGCAGAGCTTAGTAACGCCTCACGTGGTTTCCCCTTTGTGCATACATTAGCCTGATGTTCTGGCTGTCACGTGGGGCTCATCCAAGtttttaatatctttttataaagtaatttagcatgagctctgttcatgctaccaatttccTGTGTTCACCAATGTTCTTTGAATAAAGCCAGCTTTCGATATCAAACATCCCACATCTTGCACACTTATTCCTACCTTCATATAAAAAATGGGTTTGTGAATGCTGATTACACCATTTAAGTTAtacagaataatcaaacattacACACAGATATAAAACACACTAAGTGAATATATTGTAACGGCGTGCACCTGTGATGGGCGTGcacccaaatctactatcgatCCTTGCTCACTTCGTAGGATCCCTAGATAGGCGGCACCCCCTTCTGTAGGtatgcaaagggacggagccgcctattcgggcCAGCTGGCAATAATCAGCGTAAATAGGATCTCAGCGTTAATTATCTCATTATAAAAGCGAGACGCGGAGTTTGTCAGACTGGAACGTGAttaagatctttaaaaaaaattagaataagaTATCCCATTTGCTCCTGTAACTTTCCTAAACCTCTTCTTACCACATATTGTCAGATATTCAACTAAGAGAAATAGTTACATAAGCAACAGTAGTACCATATGTAACAAAGTTAGATAATAAAAACAGGTCTGCTCTAGGTCTTTCTTGGTAATCgttcatgaaatgaaaaaaaaaattgtggtgcAAATTTTTAAGGTCCTACAATCATGCCATCATGTGAGATGCAGGCCCCCCTTTCTCCTTATTTCCCATTTTTCCATGAAAAGGTTTTCCACTCCTCCACTATTTAAAGCAGTAAGGGAGAATTTAATCTCAAGTGGTTCACTGCAGTTCTAATTTGGGTCTGAGTGTTAGCCTTTTCCATGTGTTTGGTTTTCCCAAGCCTACTTTAGAGGCTAAGAAAGGGAAGATGAGTGACGACTGCCCAACAAAAATTCactatttgtattttttcataTCCATATGCCTACTAGGCAGAATATAGGTAAGTCTCCCTGAGCCGCTCAGACTTCACTATTGTAAATTGGTGCGAATATTTTACAACCATGTTCACTAGGACCTCATTAAGTGCTCTGTGTGATGATGCTGGGGATGCTGCTTCTAGTCCATACTTATTTTGGTCCCCCTGTCACAACGTCCAAATTCCAGTTATATAGGGTGGTGATCAAGCCTAACCGTCTCAGCTTTCCAGTCAAGTGTTGAGTAGCGAGTGTGTTAagtatgaaattaaattaaaaataaaattattcaaacATACATCAGTATTCAAACATACATCTtgtagtacagtatgtctttttaATTCCTGCTCTTTAAAAAATGGATGgttcaaattttaaataaaagctgacATTCGGAtgtattgtctttttttccccctcatccCCAAATTTTGTtggtataaaaatgaaataggCTTGCTGTACCACTCATTTTGGAGATGACTTTACTGTACTATAGACTATActataaaaaagatataaataataataaaaaaacttctCCTGATTTAATGCAAAACTGTTGCTAAAATGGAtgttaagtacatttaaattttaggtttaatttattcatttttatttgtctatCCAGTCACCATCCATTTATCTATGCATGTATGTTTGAATGCAACATTTAATAGATGTACTTCATTATtgcaaaattaaagaatttttaagcaaattggtaaaaaaaaacaaaaaaacaatattaagaTATTTTCCTGCACAAAACCATTTAATGAAGTAAAAAATTTACTTCTGATAGTGTTTATGTAATTTGGCATACATGTGTCTTACTTTTCAAAAGCAGTTTCTTAATTCTATTCAAAATCTCCTTCAGATTCAGTCCATATATAATTGGATTTAACAGAGGAGGAATAACAAGATTTTCCATTGACATGATCATACTGAACACATGAGGCATGTTTTCTTCTAATCTAGTATTTATAATTTCAAAACACACTGTGATGGAGAAACTGATGAAAATTAAAAGATGTGGTAAGCAGGTTTGTAGAGCTTTTCTTCTGAAATCTTTTGAATTCATTAAACAGACTGAAAGTATTTTGCTAtatgagaaaaacacaaaaatcagTGGAGGAAACACAacaatgcttaaaataaaaagccCATATATAGTACTTACTGAAAAGTCTGTACAGCTCAGTTTAATCATTGAACTGGTATTACAATATATTCTATTTAGGCTAAATTTACACAATTTACGTTGATATGTTAATATTGCACTAATGCCTAGTTCACAACAAGGAACAacccaacaacaacatacaagtTTTTTAACAGTGGACATTTTCACAAGTGTTCTATATTGTAATGGTTTACAGATGGATACATATCTGTCATAGGCCATAGCTGATAACAGTGTGAACTCTGAAGCACAATATGTATAAATGCAAAATGATTGAAAGATGCAGGATTCAAATGAAACAGTATGTATTTCAGACAGTAAATCAGTGAGCAGTTTAGGATAAATAGAAGTTGCTCCAAAGAGAGCATTACAAAGCAAAGCAGCAACGAAAATGTACATGGGCTCATGGAGTCTTTTGTTTGtcactataataaaaattaccagGCCATTACAACTTATAATCAACAAGTAAAGTGTAAGAacaattacaaaataaacatatctATATTTCTCTAACTCCACATGACCATCCAGGGATAAATATATGACATCAGAAGAATAATTCATTTGTTTCTCTACCGTTATTcaacaaatctaaaataatccgcatttgtttataataatttcaGTAACAGGCACAATAACAAATATTTAGGCATTTAATCTAGCAGACATGCTTAGTGAGTAAACATCAGAAATGTGATTAGGAAAGCAGGCCTATGTGTTATTATACCTTTTCAGGCCATGTG harbors:
- the LOC128518695 gene encoding olfactory receptor 6N2-like, with amino-acid sequence MNYSSDVIYLSLDGHVELEKYRYVYFVIVLTLYLLIISCNGLVIFIIVTNKRLHEPMYIFVAALLCNALFGATSIYPKLLTDLLSEIHTVSFESCIFQSFCIYTYCASEFTLLSAMAYDRYVSICKPLQYRTLVKMSTVKKLVCCCWVVPCCELGISAILTYQRKLCKFSLNRIYCNTSSMIKLSCTDFSVSTIYGLFILSIVVFPPLIFVFFSYSKILSVCLMNSKDFRRKALQTCLPHLLIFISFSITVCFEIINTRLEENMPHVFSMIMSMENLVIPPLLNPIIYGLNLKEILNRIKKLLLKSKTHVCQIT